The following are encoded in a window of Hemiscyllium ocellatum isolate sHemOce1 chromosome 35, sHemOce1.pat.X.cur, whole genome shotgun sequence genomic DNA:
- the LOC132832929 gene encoding zinc-binding protein A33-like, with the protein MENDLSCVVCYDLYKDPVLIDCDHCFCRSCITQYWEQVATAPCPVCRQEASSRTLRPFRILADIVETFIKTEKAGEIRRECSLHKKQLKLFCQTDNQLICISCMISKDHQNHEVLPVDEAAEEFKVRGHRVTHASDLLRAAQSMQYLCRGPHSAQATTQQPPPEPMPSASHQSAPSASRRSETQSPPRSGYADKLRTLMKLILDKQQECNTVQSDYEKTFTHIQRQCVNTEEQIQAEFEKLHQFLHEEERIVLEDLKLEKEKNIQEMKERIAKITEEISSLSVTLQDIKRELSEQDDVKFLKRFQDIQKRVKQPLPEPQKVYPLINVGKYIGSLQYRVWKKMLTVINTAPVTLDPNTAAPSLRLSEDLCTVRYIGSRQQLPRNPERFDPYVFVLGSEGFTSGKHSWDVDVGNKTEWNVGVVKESCIRREKFKLTPGDGYLTVNLKSGHEYLACDKPPKLLELSVQPRKIRICLDYEGGKVSFYNSENKSHIYTFTGTFTEKLYPSFSPSITYGDKNVEALKICPQRVTIR; encoded by the exons AGATCCTGTCTTAATcgattgtgatcactgtttctgtCGATCCTGTATAACTCAGTACTGGGAGCAAGTGGCCACTGCCCCTTGTCCTGTCTGTAGACAGGAGGCTTCCTCCAGGACCCTGAGACCATTCCGCATCCTCGCTGACATCGTGGAGACATTTATAAAAACTGAGAAAGCTGGTGAAATTCGGCGGGAATGCAGCCTACACAAAAAGCAGTTAAAATTATTTTGTCAAACTGACAATCAGCTCATCTGCATCAGCTGTATGATTTCAAAAGATCATCAAAACCATGAGGTGCTGCCAGTGGACGAAGCTGCTGaagagtttaaggtgaggggacaCCGGGTAA CCCACGCCAGTGACCTGCTCCGGGCTGCACAGTCCATGCAGTACCTCTGTCGGGGGCCTCACAGCGCCCAAGCGACGACTCAGCAGCCGCCTCCGGAGCCCATGCCAAGCGCCTCTCACCAATCAGCTCCCTCGGCCAGCCGTCGCTCCGAGACTCAGTCCCCACCACGTTCCGGGTATGCG GACAAATTGAGGACTTTGATGAAACTGATTCTGGACAAGCAGCAGGAATGTAACACAGTGCAGAGTGATTATGAGAAAACATTCACTCACATTCAG CGTCAGTGTGTAAATACAGAAGAACAGATTCAAGCCGAATTTGAAAAACTTCACCAGTTCCTTCATGAGGAGGAGAGGATTGTGTTGGAAGATCTGAAActggaaaaagaaaaaaacattcagGAGATGAAGGAGAGGATTGCAAAGATAACAGAAGAAATCTCATCACTTTCAGTCACTCTCCAGGATATTAAACGAGAGCTAAGTGAACAAGACGATGTCAAGTTTTTAAAG AGATTTCAGGATATACAGAAAAG AGTGAAGCAACCCCTCCCAGAGCCACAGAAGGTTTACCCTTTAATAAATGTAGGCAAGTACATCGGCTCCCTGCAGTACAGAGTGTGGAAAAAGATGCTGACAGTGATTAATACAG CTCCAGTCACCTTGGACCCGAATACAGCAGCCCCTTCCCTTAGACTGTCTGAGGACCTGTGCACTGTGAGATACATCGGGAGTCGGCAGCAGCTTCCTAGGAATCCAGAGAGATTTGATCCCTACGTCTTCGTCTTGGGATCAGAGGGCTTCACATCAGGGAAACATTCCTGGGATGTGGACGTAGGGAACAAAACTGAGTGGAATGTGGGTGTAGTCAAGGAGTCCTGCATCAGGAGGGAGAAATTTAAACTGACTCCAGGTGATGGGTACTTGACAGTGAACCTGAAAAGTGGACACGAGTATTTAGCTTGTGATAAACCGCCAAAACTCTTAGAGCTGAGTGTGCAGCCCAGAAAGATTCGTATCTGCTTGGACTATGAGGGAGGGAAGGTGTCCTTTTATAACTCAGAGAACAAGAGCCATATCTACACTTTCACTGGGACATTCACTGAGAAACTCTATCCTTCCTTCAGCCCATCGATCACTTATGGGGATAAAAACGTAGAAGCATTGAAAATCTGTCCCCAGAGAGTAACAATCCGGTAG